One Drosophila subobscura isolate 14011-0131.10 chromosome U, UCBerk_Dsub_1.0, whole genome shotgun sequence DNA window includes the following coding sequences:
- the LOC117902704 gene encoding dedicator of cytokinesis protein 11 isoform X1 — MERKFTRGLNKLSSAVQMRENVSQLVRESAVLKNSTGSYQRSLSIANKHLVVEPIDFEAFVAKNKTVIQNDPQRELLIYPADDVSEIIMPRKQRTTAKSVADRFEPPNEAIVCPLHGALMGNGNGNGHSQVSRQGSTQSNGSLHNGNGNGHSSCSSLSSANGHHQLSRKSSQCSSNGSTSQKVSQESSYESALSSITLRSHLAQPEEADELSEEAPGEDSSTQGSRAECTRFTRQALYTYRAKNHLIHYKYNAYGGNCHDLPSISPGEELLEEVYEIDADQDRIDEQMTRSQADTITKQGYLLKGPDSAADRMFANIGNKSFKRRYCYLRQEIDGTYMLELHKDEKQGDAKATIVMDFCTEVVQNPKRGRFCFELRMTAGHKSFTLAAENEQDFKDWLGKLSSVLAQNRAQEEKRKASLERQPSAGPQLALPAEQQPTFGTLKGLDQSLHPQLMKYGRETDHSIALARKEQRRRLFACYQSPSKATANDSVEQYREHFGTRMLLTCHSLRFRLQCVAADAGPGVDAEQQVEPYITSLALYDAKAGRKLSESFYFNVNDSWNAQLLPNTPVPASVAGCGVPRRAADGDDRNASQAPHSLFDGVSAELLRCPRQQFQQLRQCLLSVRAPHADIYLVVRVEKVLQCGIAQAAEPYLKAGKDPKLGQKVCKAAKNCAQHIGHYRQPFAWAAKPLFKLYSHELDVEPHKEFDFSPIYRQELPKLKDEELLKLLVDYRKPEKLSKLTIIPGCLKMQLQIVDTVPCGLSKSLAPLSTFSPASKQPPTLELAEFQNQSEREAHPYTSFCNHLYVYPLSLQFDSQKLFSRARNITVVVELRDGDGEYSKPLKCIYGRPGQDLLVSQIACPVLHHNVTPTWYEEIKLRLPLGLFPEHHLLFSFYHVSCNLSKKRDAQAAFETPIGYAWLPLLQKNRICLEEQPLPVAATLPVGYLSIQPLGWGKGQNCGPDIQWIDNQRPLYTVALRLDSTVLTADQHLHNFFAHCERLLEGGKTGALPAETETCKILKAAHAIDMRSLISYLPTLLNELFTLLVHTQSEEIGLNVIRLLTNIIHLISFDAKRPDLLASYVKFVFHAPYYSQQTARLRTVHGELCRHLPYLLNPKNTDFLIVNKFMRYSAIFFDLIVKSMAQHLLATGRIRMLRNERFPKEYADRVEQLIKVLIIYITTRYDDLGEETQLLNRSLARFVRQCLSYMDRGFVYRLIRCYMEEFSPGNPRVLHEYKFNFLQEICQHEHYVPLNLPFVLNPKNRPPEMMQHFTLSEEFCRQHFLSGLLLQELKSSLNEVGHVRRHALAIFKDLLAKHELDGRYQQRGQLSRIALLYVPWLGIVMDNLHRIDDLSETPGATTPNGHVYVDSASYTKRLSCSSSYVFSKDSSTFGSLTSTPRSKNRLTLHNDQLSPCRTSVHMKENNFLAAIAGQPISNGISNLSLNSNTDSGHSQDTTTIGAYTNGETDVALRNGHNRSVSFTHAQILSRCDKFSVGESRDLLLGFLFIVKHLSQDQMVAWWQNCNETETLQFLAILDLSLQHFRYVGKKNVQLTPDSRQLRATKAHTLPARTTPPTGLDNGHQQEQPSSGTLNQPREHLLEDLARTQLALYESNLATEVGMIILDCLGMYVLQFRQLLTDSLVLRKLARVYLRFLQLGQSERLSKHVFAALRAFINNYSVALFKGNAMLCGQMVYELLKACDSRLVEIRHESCAVLYLLMRSNFEFSGRKALTRVHLQVIISVSQMIGNVIGLNNARFQESLSIINSYANSDKAMKGTGFPMEVKDLTRRVRTVLMATAQMQAHHMDPERLLELQYSLANSYASTPELRHTWLVTMARNHEQNGNLSEAACCHLHIAALMCEYLRLRGTACSSLTWSSASFGKISRNIPLDEQGLKLDAGAQDSQYTEYMLLEQLKQCADLLDRAERFECLGDLYKLILPIHERARDFIELSNCYEHLAQAYSKIVEVNRSGKRMLGRFYRVVFYGMMYFEEDHAIEYVYKEPKLTSLSEISERLAKQYQEKFGADVVKLIMDSSPVKVDELDAKLAYIQVTHVIPFFTKTELDQRLNEFEQNHDVNTFMYETPFTKSGAARGSVEEQWKRKTVIETTYSFPYVLKRIPVKSREIIELSPIEVAIDEMQSKVSELEEIIMPPADVKKLQLRLQGSVAVTVNAGPLAYAHAFLDAKVINNFSLDRVGDLKDVFRDFIGVCHKALCVNERMISADQKEYHHVLKENYEKLCLALSELLDDESFQPLSEDAESINQRNSMALFNAISGASHNSRLYFVEQNTNTTHHHHHHHHHPHIHTQNSLNNP, encoded by the exons ATGGAGCGAAAATTTACGCGCGGCTTGAATAAGCTCAGCTCGGCGGTACAGATGAGAGAGAATGTCTCTCAGCTGGTGCGTGAGAGCGCCGTTTTG AAGAACAGCACGGGGAGCTATCAGCGTAGTCTCTCTATTGcg AACAAACATCTTGTGGTGGAGCCCATAGATTTTGAGgcatttgtggccaaaaataaaacagtaaTCCAAAATGATCCGCAAAGGGAGTTGCTCATCTATCCAGCAGATGATGTTTCA GAGATCATTATGCCGAGGAAGCAGCGTACCACTGCCAAATCAGTGGCGGATCGCTTCGAGCCACCCAACGAGGCGATTGTGTGTCCATTGCATGGCGCTTtgatggggaatgggaatgggaacggtcACAGTCAGGTGAGCCGCCAGGGCAGCACTCAATCGAATGGCAGTCTCCAcaatgggaacgggaatggtcacagcagctgcagcagtttgAGCAGCGCCAATGGGCACCATCAGCTGTCACGCAAGAGTTCCCAGTGCTCGTCGAATGGTTCGACAAGTCAGAAAGTGTCACAGGAATCATCCTACGAGTCAGCGCTGTCCTCCATCACACTACGCTCGCATCTGGCGCAGCCCGAAGAGGCGGATGAGTTGTCGGAAGAGGCACCTGGCGAAGATTCCAGCACTCAGGGGTCACGTGCCGAGTGCACACGGTTCACACGACAGGCGCTCTACACTTACAGAGCCAAGAATCATTTGATTCACTATAAATATAATGCTTATGGCGGCAACTGTCATGATTTGCCCAG CATCTCACCTGGCGAGGAACTGCTGGAGGAAGTGTACGAAATCGATGCCGATCAGGATCGCATTGATGAACAAATGACACGCTCCCAAGCGGACACCATCACCAAGCAGGGATATCTGCTGAAGGGACCCGATTCGGCCGCCGATCGAATGTTTGCCAATATAGGCAACAAATCGTTTAAGCGTCGCTATTGCTATCTGCGGCAGGAGATCGACGGCACTTACATGTTGGAGCTGCACAAGGATGAGAAGCAGGGCGATGCCAAGGCCACCATTGTCATGGATTTTTGCACAGAAGTCGTTCAA AATCCCAAACGTGGACGCTTTTGCTTTGAGCTACGCATGACAGCGGGTCACAAGTCCTTCACTCTGGCCGCCGAGAATGAGCAGGACTTTAAGGATTGGCTGGGCAAACTCTCCTCGGTGCTGGCCCAGAATCGTGCACAGGAGGAGAAGCGCAAGGCGTCGCTCGAGCGTCAGCCGTCAGCGGGTCCACAGTTGGCGCTgccagcggagcagcagcccacatTTGGCACCCTCAAGGGACTCGATCAATCGCTGCATCCGCAGCTAATGAAATACGGCAGGGAGACGGATCACTCGATTGCCTTGGCGCGGAAGGAGCAGCGGAGGCGGCTCTTTGCCTGCTATCAGTCTCCCTCGAAGGCCACAGCCAACGATAGTGTGGAGCAATATCGCGAGCATTTCGGCACACGAATGCTCCTCACGTGCCACAGTCTGCGCTTCCGGCTGCAGTGTGTGGCCGCAGATGCTGGGCCCGGGGTGGATGCGGAGCAGCAGGTGGAGCCGTATATCACCAGCCTGGCGCTGTACGATGCCAAGGCGGGCCGCAAGCTCAGCGAGAGCTTCTACTTCAATGTGAACGACTCGTGGAATGCCCAACTGCTGCCGAATACGCCTGTGCCGGCGTCCGTGGCGGGCTGTGGTGTGCCCCGTCGTGCCGCAGACGGAGATGACAGGAATGCCTCGCAGGCGCCGCATTCCCTCTTCGATGGTGTGTCCGCggagctgctgcgctgcccccGCCAGCAGTTCCAGCAGTTGCGGCAGTGCCTGCTCTCGGTGCGTGCGCCCCATGCAGACATCTATCTGGTGGTGCGCGTGGAGAAGGTGCTGCAGTGTGGCATCGCCCAGGCCGCAGAGCCCTACCTGAAGGCCGGCAAGGATCCGAAGCTCGGTCAAAAGGTGTGCAAGGCGGCCAAGAACTGTGCCCAGCACATTGGACACTATCGCCAGCCGTTTGCGTGGGCGGCCAAGCCTCTGTTCAAGCTCTACAGCCACGAGCTGGACGTGGAGCCGCACAAGGAGTTCGACTTTAGTCCCATCTATCGCCAGGAGTTGCCCAAGCTCAAGGACGAGGAGTTGCTCAAGCTCCTCGTGGACTATCGCAAGCCAGAGAAGCTCAGCAAGCTGACCATCATTCCGGGCTGCCTCAagatgcagctgcagatcGTGGACACAGTGCCCTGTGGCCTGAGCAAGTCGCTGGCTCCACTCTCCACCTTTAGTCCGGCCTCCAAGCAGCCGCCCACGCTGGAGCTGGCTGAATtccaaaaccaaagcgaacGGGAGGCTCATCCGTACACGAGCTTCTGCAATCATCTTTATGTCTATCCGCTGAGTCTGCAATTCGACAGCCAGAAGCTGTTCTCGCGTGCCCGAAACATCACGGTCGTTGTGGAGCTCCGAGACGGCGACGGGGAGTACAGCAAGCCCTTGAAG TGCATCTATGGACGACCTGGACAGGATCTGCTAGTCTCACAAATCGCCTGCCCTGTGCTCCATCATAATGTCACGCCCACGTGGTACGAGGAGATCAAGCTGCGTCTTCCCTTGGGTCTCTTTCCCGAGCACCATTTGCTCTTCTCCTTCTACCATGTGTCCTGCAATCTGAGCAAGAAGCGCGATGCCCAGGCAGCCTTTGAGACGCCCATTGGGTATgcctggctgccgctgctgcaaaaGAATCGCATATGtctggaggagcagccgctgccggtggctgccacattgcCAGTGGGTTACCTGTCCATACAGCCGCTGGGCTGGGGCAAGGGG CAGAACTGCGGCCCCGACATCCAATGGATCGACAACCAGCGTCCCCTGTACACCGTGGCCCTGCGCCTGGACTCCACAGTGCTGACGGCGGATCAGCATCTGCACAACTTCTTTGCGCACTGCGAGCGACTGCTGGAGGGTGGCAAGACGGGCGCACTGCCAGCGGAGACGGAGACCTGCAAGATACTGAAGGCGGCGCATGCCATTGATATGCGCTCGCTGATCAGCTACCTGCCGACGCTGCTCAACGAACTGTTTACGCTGCTGGTGCACACGCAGTCCGAGGAGATTGGCCTGAATGTGATCCGTCTGCTGACGAACATCATCCATCTGATAAGCTTCGACGCGAAGCGGCCCGATCTGCTGGCTTCGTATGTGAAGTTCGTGTTCCATGCGCCCTACTACAGCCAGCAGACGGCACGACTGCGCACGGTGCACGGAGAGCTGTGCAGGCATCTGCCGTATCTGCTGAATCCCAAGAACACGGACTTCCTCATTGTCAACAAATTCATGCGCTACTCGGCCATCTTCTTCGACTTGATTGTGAAGAGCATGGCGCAGCATCTGCTGGCCACTGGCAGGATTCGTATGCTGCGGAACGAGCGGTTTCCCAAGGAGTATGCGGATCGGGTGGAGCAGCTGATCAAGGTGCTGATCATATACATCACGACGCGCTACGATGACTTGGGGGAGGAGACGCAGCTACTCAATCGCTCGCTGGCCCGCTTTGTGCGGCAGTGTCTGAGCTACATGGATCGGGGATTTGTCTATCGCTTGATACGCTGCTACATGGAGGAGTTTTCACCCGGCAATCCACGGGTGCTGCACGAATACAAGTTCAACTTCCTGCAGGAGATTTGCCAGCACGAGCATTATGTGCCGCTCAACCTGCCCTTTGTGCTGAACCCAAAGAATCGGCCGCCCGAGATGATGCAACACTTTACGCTCTCCGAGGAGTTTTGTCGCCAGCACTTCCTCTcgggtctgctgctgcaggagctgaagAGCAGCCTCAACGAGGTGGGACATGTGCGGCGGCATGCGCTGGCCATCTTCAAGGATCTGCTGGCCAAGCACGAGCTGGACGGACGCTACCAGCAGCGCGGACAGCTCTCCCGCATAGCTCTGCTCTACGTGCCATGGCTGGGCATAGTCATGGACAATCTGCATCGCATAGACGATCTGTCCGAGACGCCGGGAGCGACCACGCCCAACGGACATGTCTATGTGGACTCGGCCTCGTACACCAAGCGGCTGAGCTGCTCGAGCAGCTATGTTTTCAGCAAGGATTCCTCCACATTTGGCTCGCTGACATCCACACCGCGCTCCAAGAATCGTTTGACCTTGCACAACGATCAGCTCAGTCCGTGCCGCACTTCGGTGCACATGAAGGAGAACAATTTCCTGGCCGCGATTGCGGGACAGCCCATAAGCAATGGCATATCCAATCTATCACTCAATTCCAACACGGATTCAGGC CACTCGCAGGACACCACCACCATTGGGGCGTACACCAACGGGGAGACAGATGTGGCCCTGCGGAATGGTCACAATCGTTCTGTGAGCTTCACGCATGCCCAGATCCTGTCACGCTGCGACAAGTTTAGTGTGGGCGAGAGCCGGGATCTGCTCTTGGGTTTCCTGTTCATTGTGAAGCACTTGTCGCAGGATCAGATGGTGGCCTGGTGGCAGAACTGCAACGAAACGGAGACCCTGCAGTTCCTGGCCATACTCGATCTCTCGCTGCAGCACTTCCGCTATGTGGGCAAGAAGAATGTGCAGCTAACGCCGGACTCGCGGCAGTTGCGTGCCACGAAGGCGCACACGCTGCCCGCGCGGACTACGCCACCCACGGGCCTGGATAACGggcatcagcaggagcagccgagCAGCGGCACACTGAATCAGCCAAGGGAACATCTGCTGGAGGACTTGGCCAGGACACAGCTGGCATTGTACGAATCAAATCTGGCCACAGAGGTGGGCATGATCATACTCGACTGCCTGGGCATGTATGTGCTGCAGTTCCGTCAGCTGCTGACCGACAGCCTGGTGCTGCGCAAGCTGGCGCGGGTATATCTGCGCTTCCTGCAGCTGGGACAGTCGGAGAGGCTCTCCAAGCATGTGTTTGCCGCCCTGCGCGCCTTCATCAACAACTATTCGGTGGCCCTGTTCAAGGGCAATGCCATGCTGTGCGGCCAGATGGTGTACGAGCTGCTGAAGGCCTGCGACAGTCGCCTGGTGGAGATCCGACACGAATCCTGCGCCGTGCTGTATCTGCTGATGCGCAGCAATTTCGAGTTTAGCGGTCGCAAGGCCTTGACCCGCGTGCACCTGCAGGTCATCATCTCGGTGTCGCAGATGATTGGCAATGTGATTGGCCTGAACAATGCCCGCTTCCAGGAGAGTTTGTCGATCATCAACAGCTATGCCAACAGCGACAAGGCCATGAAGGGCACCGGCTTCCCCATGGAGGTGAAGGATCTAACGCGTCGCGTGCGCACCGTTCTCATGGCCACCGCCCAGATGCAGGCCCACCACATGGACCCGGAGCGGCTGCTCGAACTGCAGTATTCGCTGGCCAATTCGTATGCCTCCACGCCCGAGCTGCGGCACACCTGGCTGGTCACCATGGCACGCAATCACGAGCAGAACGGCAATCTCTCGGAGGCCGCCTGCTGTCATCTGCACATCGCCGCCCTCATGTGCGAGTATCTGCGCCTGCGTGGCACCGCCTGCTCCAGCCTCACCTGGTCCTCGGCGTCCTTTGGCAAGATCTCGCGCAACATACCGCTGGACGAGCAGGGCCTCAAGCTGGATGCTGGCGCCCAGGACTCGCAGTACACCGAATACATGCTGCTCGAGCAGCTAAAGCAGTGCGCCGATCTGCTGGATCGTGCCGAGCGCTTCGAGTGCCTCGGCGATCTGTACAAGCTCATTCTGCCCATACACGAGAGAGCCCGCGACTTCATCGAACTCTCCAACTGTTACGAGCATTTGGCACAGGCTTACAGCAAGATTGTGGAGGTCAATCGGTCGGGCAAACGCATGCTGGGTCGCTTCTACAGAGTTGTCTTTTATGGAATG ATGTACTTTGAGGAGGATCATGCCATCGAGTATGTGTACAAGGAACCAAAGCTCACTTCGTTGAGTGAGATTTCAGAGCGTTTGGCCAAGCAATATCAGGAGAAGTTTGGGGCGGATGTTGTCAAGTTAATCATGGACTCGTCGCCG GTAAAAGTCGATGAACTGGATGCCAAGTTGGCCTACATACAGGTCACCCATGTGATTCCCTTCTTTACCAAAACAGAGCTCGATCAGCGTCTCAATGAATTCGAGCAGAATCACGATGTGAACACCTTCATGTACGAGACACCGTTCACCAAGTCGGGAGCAGCACGTGGCAGCGTCGAGGAGCAGTGGAAACGCAAGACCGTCATAGAGA